The Planctomycetia bacterium genome has a segment encoding these proteins:
- a CDS encoding type II secretion system F family protein: MSPLMISLAAFVAVSCLVGAVAMILRGGGDEKLEGRLDVLTGLTTANMAKDMLAQESVLTRPLDGGLGLFERIVARIASLQLLFEQADTKMTPATFFASSAGIGLTAAAITAFTGINIAFAPLVGIMMSALPLMWLIFRRSRRMKAFAKQLPDALELLGRALRAGHSLGAGFRLVADEMTAPINIEFGRVFEEQNLGIPMEQALNSLTDRVPNLDLKFFATAVILQRQTGGDLAEILDKIGHLIRERFKIWGQVQALTGEGRLSGIVLLALPPVLFAAVYRLNQEYVMVLFTDPMGNQMLAGACVLQVVGALVIRKIINIKV, from the coding sequence ATGAGTCCGCTGATGATTTCCTTGGCCGCCTTCGTGGCCGTTTCGTGCCTGGTCGGCGCGGTCGCCATGATTCTGCGCGGAGGAGGCGACGAAAAACTGGAAGGGCGGCTCGACGTCCTGACCGGACTCACCACGGCCAACATGGCGAAAGACATGCTGGCCCAGGAAAGCGTGCTGACCCGACCGCTCGACGGCGGGCTCGGGCTGTTCGAACGCATCGTCGCTCGCATCGCGTCGTTGCAGTTATTGTTCGAGCAAGCCGACACGAAAATGACTCCGGCGACGTTCTTTGCGTCCTCCGCCGGCATTGGACTCACGGCCGCCGCGATCACCGCCTTTACCGGCATCAACATCGCCTTCGCGCCGCTGGTCGGCATCATGATGAGCGCACTGCCGCTCATGTGGCTGATTTTCCGGCGCAGCCGCCGCATGAAAGCCTTTGCCAAGCAACTGCCCGATGCCTTGGAGCTTCTCGGCCGCGCGTTGCGCGCCGGACATAGCTTGGGCGCCGGGTTCCGGCTGGTCGCGGACGAAATGACCGCGCCGATCAATATTGAGTTCGGGCGCGTTTTTGAAGAACAGAACCTCGGCATTCCGATGGAACAAGCGCTCAACAGCTTGACGGACCGCGTGCCGAACCTGGACCTCAAGTTCTTCGCCACGGCCGTCATTTTGCAACGGCAGACGGGCGGTGACTTAGCGGAAATCCTCGATAAGATCGGCCACTTGATCCGCGAACGTTTCAAGATTTGGGGTCAGGTGCAGGCCCTCACCGGCGAAGGCCGTTTGTCCGGTATCGTGCTGCTGGCGTTGCCGCCGGTGTTGTTCGCGGCGGTCTATCGATTGAATCAAGAATACGTGATGGTGCTGTTCACCGACCCGATGGGCAACCAAATGCTCGCGGGCGCCTGTGTGCTGCAGGTTGTTGGCGCCCTCGTCATCCGCAAGATCATCAACATCAAGGTGTGA
- a CDS encoding type II secretion system F family protein: MSFLLASGLVSFEKLLPFAIFGLFAACAWLVLDRVARGQSRASERLDEIKNPGARKRSEAVGGKKQDAMSKVLEKAAPALAKSLQPKTELEVNKLKTKLSNGGFRSEAAPTVFLSMKFVGLITGLVLGSGSLLGVGVTQQSVMYVILAAGGLFFLPEVVLWWMIRGRKQNIFLGLPDALDLMVVCVEAGLGLDQAMRKVSEEMKKTYRVISDEFALSNLQLQMGRQRSTVLHELGIRTGVDDVRALAAILIQADKFGSSIALALRVQSDSMRTRRRQLAEEKAAKTAVKLIFPLVLFIFPGIFVVLVGPAAITMVRDMFPKMGG; this comes from the coding sequence ATGAGTTTCCTGTTGGCCTCGGGCCTGGTCAGCTTCGAGAAGTTGCTGCCGTTCGCGATCTTCGGCCTATTCGCCGCCTGCGCTTGGCTGGTGCTCGACCGCGTTGCGCGCGGACAATCGCGCGCGTCGGAGCGCCTGGATGAAATCAAGAACCCCGGCGCGCGGAAGCGCTCCGAGGCGGTCGGCGGCAAAAAGCAGGACGCGATGAGCAAGGTCCTGGAGAAGGCCGCGCCCGCGCTGGCCAAGTCGCTCCAGCCCAAGACCGAGCTGGAAGTCAACAAGCTGAAGACCAAGCTCTCCAACGGCGGCTTCCGCAGCGAAGCGGCGCCGACGGTCTTTCTGAGTATGAAATTCGTCGGGCTGATCACCGGCCTGGTGCTCGGCTCCGGCAGCTTGCTCGGCGTTGGCGTCACGCAACAATCCGTGATGTACGTGATCCTCGCCGCCGGCGGCCTGTTCTTCCTCCCGGAGGTGGTGCTGTGGTGGATGATCCGCGGCCGCAAGCAGAACATCTTCCTCGGCCTGCCGGACGCCCTCGATCTGATGGTGGTTTGCGTGGAAGCCGGCCTCGGCCTCGACCAGGCCATGCGGAAGGTGTCCGAGGAAATGAAGAAAACGTACCGCGTCATTTCCGATGAATTCGCCTTGTCGAATCTGCAACTGCAAATGGGGCGTCAGCGCTCCACGGTGCTGCATGAGTTGGGCATTCGCACCGGCGTGGACGACGTCCGCGCGTTGGCTGCAATTCTGATTCAGGCCGACAAATTCGGCTCCAGCATCGCACTGGCCCTCCGCGTGCAGAGCGATTCGATGCGCACGCGTCGCCGGCAACTCGCGGAAGAAAAAGCCGCCAAGACGGCGGTGAAATTGATCTTCCCGCTGGTGTTGTTCATCTTCCCCGGCATCTTCGTGGTGCTCGTCGGCCCGGCCGCGATCACGATGGTCCGCGACATGTTTCCGAAGATGGGCGGGTAA